From the genome of Ziziphus jujuba cultivar Dongzao chromosome 6, ASM3175591v1, one region includes:
- the LOC107430555 gene encoding laccase-17-like, with product MGSRILSSPAFFKSIILVLFCSLYWTNPEVEAAKHSGITRHYKFNIKLQNVTRLCQTKSIVTVNGKFPGPRIIAREGDRLLIKVVNQVQNNITLHWHGIRQLRSGWADGPAYITQCPIQTGQSYVYNYTITGQRGTLFWHAHISWLRATLYGPIVILPKKRVPYPFPQPFKEVLIIFGEWWKADTETVINQAMQTGSAPNVSDAYTINGLPGPLYNCSAKDTFKLKVKAGKTYLLRLINAALNDELFFSIANHTLTVVEADAVYVKPFKTQTVLITPGQTTNVLLKTKSKTPNATFLIAARPYVSGPAAFDNSTTTGLLEYEKTSVTSNNNKKLPLLKPVLPKLNDTSFSFKYNQKIRSLANSKFPANVPQTVDKNFFFTVGLGTTSCLTNQNCPGPNNTRLVASINNVSFVQPNIALLQAHFLKRSKGVFTTDFPTNPPFKFNYTGTPPNNTLVSNGTKVAALPFNATVELVLQDTSIIGAESHPLHLHGFNFFVVGMGFGNFDPKQDPTKYNLFDPAERNTIGVPSGGWVALRFRADNPGVWFMHCHLEVHTSWGLKMAWVVLDGKKANQKLLPPPSDLPKC from the exons ATGGGTTCCAGAATTCTTTCATCACCAGCCTTCTTCAAGTCTATCATCCTTGTTCTATTTTGTTCACTGTATTGGACAAACCCAGAGGTTGAAGCAGCAAAGCATTCAGGAATTACCAGGCACTACAAGTTCAAT ATTAAGTTACAAAATGTGACGAGATTGTGCCAAACAAAGAGCATTGTGACTGTTAATGGAAAATTTCCAGGGCCAAGAATCATAGCAAGAGAAGGTGACCGGCTCTTAATTAAAGTGGTCAACCAAGTACAAAACAATATCACCCTCCATTG GCATGGAATTAGGCAACTTAGAAGTGGGTGGGCAGATGGACCTGCTTATATCACACAGTGCCCAATTCAGACAGGACAGAGCTATGTCTACAACTATACAATTACTGGCCAAAGAGGCACATTGTTTTGGCATGCCCACATTTCATGGCTCAGAGCAACTCTCTATGGACCTATTGTCATCCTCCCAAAGAAACGTGTTCCTTATCCATTTCCTCAACCATTCAAAGAAGTTCTAATCATTTTTG GTGAATGGTGGAAAGCAGATACAGAGACTGTCATCAACCAGGCCATGCAAACAGGGTCAGCACCAAATGTTTCCGATGCCTATACCATTAATGGTCTTCCTGGACCTTTGTATAATTGCTCAGCCAAAG ATACATTCAAGCTCAAGGTAAAGGCAGGTAAAACTTATCTCCTCCGTTTGATCAATGCCGCACTGAACGACGAGCTCTTCTTCAGTATAGCCAATCACACTCTCACTGTCGTTGAAGCCGACGCGGTCTACGTTAAGCCTTTCAAAACACAAACAGTTCTAATCACTCCAGGACAGACCACCAATGTCCTTCTCAAAACCAAATCTAAAACCCCAAATGCCACATTCCTCATTGCAGCTAGGCCTTATGTCTCTGGCCCCGCCGCTTTCGACAACTCCACCACCACCGGACTTCTCGAATACGAGAAAACTTCAGTCACaagcaacaacaacaagaagctCCCTCTTCTGAAACCAGTGCTACCCAAGCTCAACGACACATCGTTCTCCTTTAAATATAACCAGAAAATCCGTAGCTTGGCCAATTCAAAATTCCCGGCAAATGTTCCACAAACCGTTGATAAGAACTTCTTTTTCACAGTTGGGTTGGGAACCACTTCGTGCTTGACGAACCAAAACTGTCCAGGCCCAAACAACACCAGACTTGTGGCGTCCATTAATAATGTGAGCTTTGTCCAGCCCAATATAGCTCTTCTTCAGGCCCATTTCTTGAAACGGTCCAAGGGAGTTTTCACAACGGATTTTCCCACCAACCCACCGTTCAAATTTAACTACACAGGCACTCCACCCAACAACACTTTGGTGAGCAATGGGACTAAAGTGGCGGCTTTGCCATTCAATGCTACAGTTGAGTTGGTTTTGCAGGACACTAGCATTATTGGGGCAGAGAGCCACCCACTTCACCTCCACggcttcaatttttttgtggTTGGTATGGGTTTTGGTAACTTTGATCCAAAACAGGATCCAACTAAATACAATCTTTTCGATCCCGCTGAAAGGAACACCATTGGGGTGCCATCCGGAGGATGGGTTGCCTTACGGTTCCGTGCTGACAATCCAG GTGTTTGGTTCATGCACTGCCACTTGGAAGTACACACCAGTTGGGGCCTGAAGATGGCGTGGGTTGTATTAGATGGAAAGAAGGCCAATCAAAAGCTACTTCCTCCACCGTCTGATCTTCCCAAATGTTAA
- the LOC125423966 gene encoding laccase-17, producing the protein MGSRIFSSPAFFKSIILVLFYTLFWTIPEVEAAKHSGITRNYKFDIKLQNITRLCQTKSIVTVNGKFPGPRIIAREGDRLLIKVVNHVRNNITLHWHGIRQLRSGWADGPAYITQCPIQTGQSYVYNYTITGQRGTLFWHAHISWLRATLYGPIVILPNKHVPYPFPQPFKEVPIIFGEWWKADTETVINQAMQTGSAPNVSDAYTINGLPGPLYNCSAKDTYRLKVKPGKTYLLRLINAALNDELFFSIANHTLTVVEADAVYIKPFKTQTVLLTPGQTTNVLLRTKSKTPNATFLIAARPYVSGPAAFDNSTTTGLLEYEKTAVTTTSTNKKLPVLKPVLPKLNDTSFSFKYNQKIRSLANSKFPANVPQTVNKNFFFTVGLGTTSCSQNQTCSGPNNTRLVASINNVSFVQPNIALLQAHFFKRSKGVFTTDFPTNPPFKFNYTGTPRNNTQVSNGTKVVVLPFNSAVELVLQDTSIIGAESHPLHLHGFNFFVVGMGFGNFDPKKDPTKYNLVDPAERNTVGVPSGGWVALRFRADNPGVWFMHCHLEVHTSWGLKMAWVVLDGKKPNQKLLPPPSDLPKC; encoded by the exons ATGGGTTCCAGAATTTTTTCATCACCTGCCTTCTTCAAGTCTATCATACTTGTTCTATTTTATACACTGTTTTGGACAATCCCAGAGGTTGAAGCAGCAAAACATTCGGGAATTACCAGGAACTACAAGTTTGAC ATTAAGTTACAAAATATCACAAGACTATGCCAAACAAAAAGCATTGTCACTGTTAATGGAAAATTTCCAGGGCCAAGAATCATAGCAAGAGAAGGTGACCGGCTCCTAATTAAGGTGGTCAACCATGTACGAAACAATATCACGCTCCATTG GCATGGAATCAGGCAACTAAGGAGTGGGTGGGCAGATGGACCTGCTTATATCACACAGTGCCCAATTCAGACAGGACAGAGCTATGTCTATAACTATACAATTACTGGCCAAAGAGGCACATTGTTCTGGCATGCCCACATTTCATGGCTTAGAGCAACTCTTTATGGACCTATTGTCATCCTTCCAAACAAACATGTTCCTTATCCATTTCCTCAACCATTCAAAGAAGTTCCAATCATTTTTG GTGAATGGTGGAAAGCAGATACGGAGACTGTCATCAACCAGGCCATGCAAACTGGGTCAGCACCAAATGTCTCCGATGCCTATACCATCAACGGTCTTCCTGGACCTTTGTACAATTGCTCGGCCAAAG ATACATACAGGCTCAAAGTGAAGCCAGGGAAAACTTATCTGCTTCGTTTAATCAATGCCGCACTGAACGACGAGCTCTTCTTCAGCATAGCCAATCACACACTCACTGTCGTTGAAGCCGACGCAGTTTACATTAAACCTTTCAAAACACAAACAGTTCTACTCACTCCAGGACAGACCACCAATGTCCTTCTCAGAACCAAATCTAAAACCCCAAATGCCACATTCCTCATTGCAGCTAGGCCTTATGTCTCTGGCCCTGCTGCTTTCGACAACTCCACCACCACCGGACTTCTCGAATACGAGAAAACTGCAGTTACAACCACAAGCACCAACAAGAAGCTCCCTGTTCTGAAACCAGTGCTACCCAAGCTCAACGACACGTCGTTCTCCTTCAAATATAACCAGAAAATCCGTAGCTTGGCCAATTCAAAATTCCCGGCAAATGTCCCGCAAACCGTTAATAAAAACTTCTTTTTCACAGTTGGGTTGGGAACGACTTCGTGCTCCCAGAACCAAACATGTTCAGGCCCAAACAACACAAGGCTTGTGGCGTCCATTAATAATGTGAGCTTTGTCCAGCCCAATATAGCTCTTCTTCAGGCCCATTTTTTCAAACGGTCCAAGGGAGTTTTCACAACCGATTTTCCCACCAACCCACCGTTCAAATTCAACTACACGGGCACTCCGCGGAACAACACTCAAGTGAGCAATGGGACTAAAGTGGTGGTTTTGCCTTTCAATAGTGCTGTGGAGTTGGTTTTGCAGGACACTAGCATTATTGGCGCCGAGAGCCACCCTCTTCATCTCCACGGCTTCAATTTCTTTGTTGTTGGCATGGGCTTCGGTAACTTTGACCCCAAAAAGGATCCGACCAAATACAACCTTGTCGATCCCGCTGAGAGGAACACTGTCGGCGTCCCATCCGGTGGTTGGGTTGCTTTACGGTTCCGTGCTGACAATCCag GCGTTTGGTTCATGCACTGCCATCTGGAAGTACACACAAGTTGGGGCTTGAAGATGGCGTGGGTTGTATTAGACGGAAAAAAGCCCAATCAAAAGCTGCTTCCTCCACCGTCTGATCTTCCCAAATGTTAA
- the LOC107430512 gene encoding laccase-17 encodes MGASLFSSATFSGVLLFSFISLCLLSHIAECKTRKHKFNIVMQNVTRLCHTRSMVTVNGKFPGPTIVCREGDRLLIEVVNHAKYNISIHWHGVRQLQSGWADGPAYITQCPIQIGKSFVYNFTVTRQRGTLFWHAHFSWLRATIYGPLVILPKRGVPYPFPKPYKEVIIIFGEWFNADPEEILSQSLQNGGNPNVSDAYTINGFPGPLYNCSSKETFKLKVKPKSTYLLRLINAVVNEELFFSIANHTMRVVEVDAVYVKPFNTRTILIAPGQTTNILLETKPYFPGAKFLMSARAYQNGPSTIDNSTGAAILQYEPPPSMKNKISAKMLPLLKPVLPQINDTSSATDYTSKLRSLANKKYPARVPLKVDKRFFLTVGLGTNPCPKNQTCLGPNGTKLTATVNNISFINLPTTALLQAYFYRKSKGVYTTDFPSKPLIPFDYTGTPPNNTMVMNATKSVVLPFNTSVELVMQDTSILGLENHPLHLHGFNVFVVGQGFGNYDPKNDPKNFNLQDPIERNTVGVPTGGWIAVRFLADNPGVWLMHCHYEIHISLGLRMTWIVLDGKLQSQKLPPPPADLPKC; translated from the exons ATGGGtgcttctcttttttcttcagCAACATTCTCTGGAGTTCTgctcttctcattcatatccTTATGTCTTCTCTCTCATATTGCAGAATGCAAAACCAGAAAGCACAAATTCAAC ATCGTCATGCAAAACGTGACGCGACTCTGCCACACAAGATCTATGGTGACTGTCAATGGAAAATTTCCAGGACCCACAATTGTTTGTAGAGAGGGTGATCGACTCCTTATTGAAGTAGTTAACCATGCCAAATACAATATCTCTATTCACTG GCATGGAGTTCGACAGCTGCAAAGTGGGTGGGCTGATGGACCAGCATACATAACTCAATGTCCCATACAGATTGGGAAGAGCTTTGTGTACAACTTCACGGTAACAAGGCAAAGAGGCACACTATTTTGGCATGCCCATTTTTCATGGTTAAGAGCCACCATCTATGGTCCATTAGTCATTTTGCCCAAGCGTGGAGTACCTTATCCTTTTCCCAAGCCTTACAAGGAAGTCATCATCATTTTTG GAGAGTGGTTCAATGCAGATCCTGAGGAAATTCTAAGTCAGTCCCTTCAaaatggtggaaacccaaatgTGTCTGATGCCTATACTATTAATGGGTTTCCTGGGCCACTTTATAATTGTTCTTCTAAAG AAACTTTCAAGCTAAAGGTGAAACCTAAGAGTACTTACCTTCTCCGTTTGATCAATGCTGTAGTCAATGAGGAGCTATTTTTTAGCATTGCAAATCACACAATGAGAGTAGTTGAAGTTGATGCCGTTTATGTTAAACCTTTCAATACTCGTACCATTCTCATAGCCCCTGGACAAACTACAAACATTCTTCTCGAAACCAAACCCTACTTCCCTGGTGCCAAATTTCTCATGTCTGCTAGAGCATATCAAAATGGTCCATCCACCATCGACAACTCCACGGGAGCTGCCATCCTCCAATACGAACCACCACCctccatgaaaaataaaatttcagcaAAGATGCTTCCACTCTTAAAACCGGTTCTTCCCCAAATTAATGACACTTCCTCTGCAACCGATTACACAAGCAAACTACGTAGCTTGGCAAACAAGAAATACCCGGCTAGAGTCCCTCTCAAAGTTGACAAGCGCTTCTTTTTGACAGTTGGGCTCGGAACCAACCCTTGTCCAAAGAACCAAACATGTTTAGGACCAAATGGAACAAAATTGACTGCTACTGTGAATAACATATCCTTTATTAATCTTCCAACCACAGCTCTACTCCAAGCCTATTTCTATAGAAAGTCAAAGGGTGTTTACACCACAGATTTTCCAAGCAAACCTCTAATTCCTTTTGATTATACAGGAACACCACCAAATAACACAATGGTTATGAATGCGACCAAATCTGTTGTTCTTCCATTTAATACTAGTGTTGAGCTTGTGATGCAGGATACTAGCATTCTTGGGCTTGAGAATCACCCTCTCCATCTTCATGGATTTAACGTCTTTGTTGTTGGACAAGGTTTTGGGAACTATGACCCGAAGAATGACccaaaaaattttaatcttCAAGACCCGATTGAACGGAATACTGTGGGTGTGCCTACTGGTGGTTGGATTGCAGTTCGATTTTTGGCCGATAATCCAG GGGTATGGTTAATGCATTGCCACTATGAGATCCATATATCCCTGGGTTTGAGAATGACTTGGATTGTTTTAGATGGAAAGCTGCAAAGCCAGAAGCTACCTCCTCCGCCAGCCGATCTTCCCAAATGTTAG